TCCGCTGAACAAAAAGCGCTGGCGGAGTTCCTTAAACAGTCGAATCCCGAGGATGAATACTTCGTTGTGGCTGTCTCTAGTCGGGCAAAGATTATCGCCGACTCAGATGCCAGCATCGGCGACATCCAGGGAAAGCTGACTCTAGTCAAGCCCAGCGGTTACACAGCGCTGCTGGACGCTGTTCACCTGGCGCTCGACAGGATGCGCTCCGCAAAGTATCAGAGACGGGCAATCCTCATCATTTCCGATGGTGGTGACAATGTGAGCAGGTATAAGGCAAAGCAAGTTTACGCGTTGGCGCGGGAATCCGACGTACTCGTGTATGCGATCCGTCCTTTTGACGCCTTGCCGCTTTTCCGAACCATAGAAGAGAAGATGGGTGGCGGTGTCTTATCCGGCCTAACAGAAGCTACAGGAGGGCGGACCATCTCCGTCGCTGATGGGCAAAAGATCCCCGAAATCGCTGGCGCTGTGAGTAGAGAGCTGCGAAATCAGTACGTCATTGGCTATAAGCCGTCTGAGTCCCAACTCGACGGCAAGTGGCACAAGATCAAAGTTCGGATGGCACAATCATGGAACTCAGTGCCATTACAGAAATACACGGCCCCACTGCAAGTCCGTTACAAAAAGGGATACACCGCCTTTCGTTAGGGCCGGGCCGGCACGTAATCAGTTATCCCTAAATCAAGACAACTTAACTACTTCTCGCAACGCGTTTACAGTCGCCTGCTGGCACTTTTAGCAGTTCCTTTCACTCGGAAAGAAGCGCCTACTGTCGTACACCTGCAATTTGGATTGCCGAGCGTGACCCGATATGGAAACGGGCATTTCCTTAAGAATAGGCAGGTTCCAATTGGGTAACGACCGTGGCGATTACAAGGTCCCTTCAGTACAGCATACGTTCCCTCCTGATTAGCTTCCTCTTAATATCGTCGTGCAATCTGTGCCGTGCGCAGTGGGTTTCAATAGGACCCGACGGCGGCGATGCACGGAGTCTAGCTATCTCATCCCAGAATCCGGATCGAGTGTTCTTGGGAACCAGCTCGGGCGGACTATTTCGCTCAGATGATGGCGGGCGGACCTGGACGTTCACAGCCCAATTTGGTTTCAATGCTGAGTATGTGCTCGAGCGAATTGCCATTGATCCCCGCGACTCTCAGGTCATGTATGTGGCGCTGTGGAGCATCAACGACAAGAATCGAGGAGCCCTCTACAAATCCGCCGATGGCGGCAAGAGCTGGCAGTCGCTTCCGGCGATGCTGGACAAGAGCATCCGCGCCCTAGCAATCGCACCTTCCAACCCGGACGTGCTCGTTGTCGGGGCATTGCAAGGAATCTTTCGCAGCGCGGATGCGGGCGCACACTGGCAAAAGCTGTCTGAGGGAACCACGATCAAGAATGTGCACTCCCTAGCGATCTCTCCGCAAGATTCGGATGTTATTTTCGCTGGAACGTGGCACTTGGGATGGAAGACGTCGGACGGAGGCCAAACGTGGTCTGCGCTGAGCAAGGGCATTCTTGATGACTCAGACATTTTTTCCATCATCGTCGATCCTCTGAATCCCTCGGTTGTCTATGCGAGTGCTTGCTCAGGTATCTACAAGAGCGAGGACTCCGGGGAGAGTTTCCGCAAATTGACCGGGATTCCGTTCTCTGCTCGACGCACTCATGTTTTGAAACAGGTGTCAGATTCGCCCGGTGCCGTATATGCCGGCACGACCCAGGGTCTCTGGCGCACGACGGACGCAGGGGCGTCCTGGAAGCAGTTAACGAGTTCGGCCGTAGTAGTAAACGATGTAATTGTCGACTGGCGTGAGCCGGCTCACGTGATTCTCGCCTCCGATCGGATGGGAATACTGACAACGTCCGACGCCGGCCGAAGTTTCACTCCCTCGAATCGAGGGTTCTCCCATCGCCAATTGCAAGCATTAGTGGCGGATCCGAACACGCAAACCTTGTACGCCGGCTCGATCAATGACCGGGAGTTCGGAGGCGTGTATAGATCTCACAATGCCGGTCTCGACTGGGAACACATCGGCGCGGGTCTAGGCAACCGCGATGTCTACGCTCTCGAAAGGAGCGCAACGGGAACACTGATCGCCGGCACCAATGACGGTGTCTTCATACTGCCGACCGGCAGTCGCATGTGGCAGTCCGCTTCCCTCATGCAGAGAGCGATGTCACTGGGAAAATCACGGACCCGTGCCAACTTTAACGGCTCCGAGGCGTACCTCGGAAAAGTCTTCCACGTTCGCACGATCAACCGGCAAGGAAACGAGGTCTGGATCGCCGCAACATCGGAGGGCGTATTCTCCAGCAGCGACGAAGGACAACACTGGGTTGGCGGAGCAGTGAT
This Terriglobales bacterium DNA region includes the following protein-coding sequences:
- a CDS encoding VWA domain-containing protein, producing MIKFGPYTKGLCAVATCALFLSPFFLSRASAQTSIQNPVTPCQDAAEPGSQTDACGQPAVSIRVQADLVLVPVNVTDAMNRPVLGLEKDNFLLFDQAQAQQIRFLSTEDAPLTVGLILDVSNSMADKISAEQKALAEFLKQSNPEDEYFVVAVSSRAKIIADSDASIGDIQGKLTLVKPSGYTALLDAVHLALDRMRSAKYQRRAILIISDGGDNVSRYKAKQVYALARESDVLVYAIRPFDALPLFRTIEEKMGGGVLSGLTEATGGRTISVADGQKIPEIAGAVSRELRNQYVIGYKPSESQLDGKWHKIKVRMAQSWNSVPLQKYTAPLQVRYKKGYTAFR